A segment of the Streptomyces sp. P9-A2 genome:
GTCCCTGACGGCGGCTCCGGGGATCCGGTCCGTCTCCCTGGACCGGGTGAGGCAGGCCACCCTGGACAAGAGTGTCCGGCAAGTCGGCGCCGACCAGGCGTGGCAGGCGGGGTACGACGGAAAGGGAACGACGATCGCCGTGCTCGACACCGGGATCGAAGCCGATCACGGTGACTTCGACGGAAAGGTCCGGGACACGGCGAACTTCACCGACGAGGGAACCGGTGACACCGTCGGCCACGGCACCCACGTGGCGTCCACGGCCGCCGGTACCGGCGCGCGCTCGGGTGGTGTCCACCGTGGTGTGGCACCGGCCGCCGACCTCCTGGTGGGCAAGGTCCTCGGAGAGTTCGGCGCTCTCGACTCCTGGATCATCGAGGGGATGGAGTGGGCCGTCGCGCAGGGGGCCGACATCGTCAGCATGAGCCTGGGCGGGCCGGCGTCCACCGCCTACGACCCCCTGGTGGAGACACTCGACAAGCTGTCGAAGGACAACGGCACACTCTTCGTCGTGGCCGCGGGCAACGACGGGCCGACCGGGGGGACCGTGGGCTCGCCGGGCATTGCCCCGTCGGCACTGACCGTCGGCGCGGTCGACGACGAGGACAAGGTCGCCCGCTTCTCTTCGGTGGGGCCGAGCCCGGTCGACGGGGCGTTGAAGCCGGACCTGTCGGCTCCGGGCGTTCAGATCGCGGCGGCAGCGGCCGCGGGCAGTGAGATGGAGCTGACGGGCACACCCGTCGCGGACGGGTATGTGGCCCTCGACGGGACGTCCATGGCCACTCCGCATGTGGCGGGCGCCGCCGCTCTGCTCCTGCAGAAGCACCCCGACTGGACCGGGGAACAGCTCAAGCGGGCCCTGATGGCCTCCGCCGCCGAGGTCGAGGCCGCTCCCGTCCGGACCGGCACCGGCAGGCTGGACGTTCCCGGTGCCCTCCACCAGACCGTCACGGCTGACGCCAACACCCTCGACTTCGGCAGCGTCACGCACGCTGACGCCCGTGCCGACCGCATCACCAGGACGGTCACCTACCGCAACAGCGGCCCGACCGATCTCACTCTGGACCTGGACCTCTCCACGACCGCGACGGGCGGCGGCAGCGGCCCCGGGAAGCTGTTCTCCCTCGGCGCGAAGTCGGTGACCGTCCCCGCCCTGGGCAGCGCGACGGTCGACGTCACCGCCGATCCCACCACGCTGGCCGAGGCCGGCCCCGGCGACTACGGCATCGTCGTCACCGGAACCGCCAAATCCACCGGAACCGCCGGTGACCAGCGGATCCGCACCGCAGGCAGTCTCGCGGTCGAAGCCGAGAAGGCAGACATCACCCTGCGGATCACCGGGGCCGACGGCGAACCCGCCGACGACGCGCGAGCGTTCGTCGTGAGCGAGACCGACGGATTCAACGCACTCAGCAAGGACGGCACGGTCCGCGGAAGCGTCGAGCACGGCGACTACCTCATCGAGGTCGTCTCGCCCGACCTGTACGGCAGCAGCAGCGGCACGAGGATCGACTGGGCGATGGTGCCAAGGCTGACCGTCGACGGCCCTACGGAGCTGAAGGTGGACCTTCGCGAGACGAAGCGGCTGGACTTCACCGCCCCCCACCCCGACGCCCGGCTCGAGGAGCTGGCCACCACCTACCACTCGCCCGGACTCAGCAACTGGTCCTGGTACTTCGGCGCTCCCGAAGAAGGCGTCCACTCCCTGTCGATGACCGACAGCCCGTCCGACAGCCCGTCCAGCAGCCCGTCCGACACGTCGTTCCGCCTCGCGCTGCACTCCTACCACTCGGGGCCCGGCAACCGGCGCTACCACGGCTATCGCGAGGTCCGAGGAGGCTTCCCCACCGGCCTGGTCAACCGTCCCGGACTCGGGGACATGGCCCGGGTCACCGCTGCCACGGGCACCCGCGCACAGGGGGCCGACGGCTGGATGGGCGCCGCTCCCGAGAGCTTCGGGCTGGGCGTGGGCGCCGCGGTGCGCCTGCCGGCCGAGACCACCCTGTGGCTCCAGTCCGGCACGTCCTGGAGCCTGTCGAGCCTGCAGTACGACACCGAGGACTCCCCCGTGCAGGCCTCGAACCACCGCTCCGAGGTGTACGCCCCGGGCAAGAGGTTCGCGCGCACGCTCAACGTAGGTGTCTTCGGCCCCGTCTTCCACCAGGACGCCGGCTTCTTCCAGTCCGGTCATCTGCTCGAAGGGACGCTCTCCCTCTTCGCTCCCGGCACCGCCGAGTCCG
Coding sequences within it:
- a CDS encoding S8 family peptidase — protein: MNWRRLRLDAAVAGTTLVLALAVLPTASAATHSPSTNEYSAGPAPGQRAPGSSSVTLLTGDQVMLDAKGSVSAVVRAQGRENIPVRVFQRGTATMVVPLDVQPLLDDGTVDAGLFDVAELSHRAYRSFDGIPLIVSYEGDAKPSAKVPRNEDGVRVRARFDTLRAEALTVPHEHTESLWKTLTDRGPSNAMSLTAAPGIRSVSLDRVRQATLDKSVRQVGADQAWQAGYDGKGTTIAVLDTGIEADHGDFDGKVRDTANFTDEGTGDTVGHGTHVASTAAGTGARSGGVHRGVAPAADLLVGKVLGEFGALDSWIIEGMEWAVAQGADIVSMSLGGPASTAYDPLVETLDKLSKDNGTLFVVAAGNDGPTGGTVGSPGIAPSALTVGAVDDEDKVARFSSVGPSPVDGALKPDLSAPGVQIAAAAAAGSEMELTGTPVADGYVALDGTSMATPHVAGAAALLLQKHPDWTGEQLKRALMASAAEVEAAPVRTGTGRLDVPGALHQTVTADANTLDFGSVTHADARADRITRTVTYRNSGPTDLTLDLDLSTTATGGGSGPGKLFSLGAKSVTVPALGSATVDVTADPTTLAEAGPGDYGIVVTGTAKSTGTAGDQRIRTAGSLAVEAEKADITLRITGADGEPADDARAFVVSETDGFNALSKDGTVRGSVEHGDYLIEVVSPDLYGSSSGTRIDWAMVPRLTVDGPTELKVDLRETKRLDFTAPHPDARLEELATTYHSPGLSNWSWYFGAPEEGVHSLSMTDSPSDSPSSSPSDTSFRLALHSYHSGPGNRRYHGYREVRGGFPTGLVNRPGLGDMARVTAATGTRAQGADGWMGAAPESFGLGVGAAVRLPAETTLWLQSGTSWSLSSLQYDTEDSPVQASNHRSEVYAPGKRFARTLNVGVFGPVFHQDAGFFQSGHLLEGTLSLFAPGTAESGWAESGPGSTRVYRDGELVRDLKVPVQGLAFGIGDERAEYRIVSSASRNELGYTDVSREVTVDYTFMAGPTAGEAWEPVAGPLAVRYSPELTVDNTAPGGKENFRVPVTVQGGTARSLKIETSTDGGTHWTTVHDGVGDITDVTVHNPPAHGTVSLRATAVDADGNRSVQTILDAYPTH